One genomic segment of Opitutales bacterium includes these proteins:
- a CDS encoding putative toxin-antitoxin system toxin component, PIN family: MWCQEVIVVDTNVIYSALRSSLGASYILLDSISEGKVDYAVSAALVFEYEDVLKRPSNGLVFTDFEIDEFLDSIISLSHRFSPYFLWRPFLKDRKDDMVLELATVSNSEFIVTFNIKDFTGSKNLGVTAITPYEFIRKEKLL, translated from the coding sequence ATATGGTGTCAAGAAGTGATTGTTGTTGATACGAATGTGATTTACTCTGCCCTCAGATCTAGTCTCGGCGCCTCTTACATTCTTCTTGACTCCATATCTGAGGGCAAAGTCGATTACGCGGTATCAGCCGCCCTAGTATTCGAATACGAGGACGTCCTAAAACGTCCAAGTAACGGACTGGTTTTCACCGATTTTGAGATTGATGAGTTCTTAGATTCGATCATCTCGCTGAGCCATCGGTTCTCTCCTTATTTTCTATGGAGGCCCTTCCTCAAAGACCGGAAAGATGATATGGTTCTAGAGTTGGCAACTGTATCGAATTCAGAATTCATCGTCACATTTAACATCAAAGACTTTACAGGTTCAAAGAACCTCGGAGTAACCGCTATAACACCCTATGAATTTATCAGAAAGGAGAAGCTATTATGA
- a CDS encoding toxin-antitoxin system HicB family antitoxin, with the protein MSSLSLRLPDSLHRHIKEFSEREGVSINQFISTAVAEKMSALSTESYLEERAKRGNGAKLKKLLQKVPSAEPEKEDRIN; encoded by the coding sequence ATGAGTTCATTAAGCCTCAGGCTGCCTGATTCGCTTCATCGGCACATCAAGGAATTTTCGGAGAGAGAGGGAGTATCAATCAATCAATTCATCTCTACAGCTGTGGCAGAAAAAATGTCTGCACTTTCAACAGAAAGTTATCTCGAGGAACGAGCTAAACGAGGGAATGGAGCGAAACTCAAGAAGCTCTTGCAGAAAGTCCCTTCGGCAGAGCCAGAGAAAGAAGATCGCATTAACTAA
- a CDS encoding 16S rRNA (uracil(1498)-N(3))-methyltransferase, whose protein sequence is MNLLLFRNRDSRQSFASGSREYEHVRKVLKMNRGDRFDVGLENGPRGKACIEHLDRDKLDVVVEWGSCPERPRSVTALLGLSRPQTVQKQLNNLATLGVSRMLFFQSDRGEKSYAMSKLWTDNQWQRHVRDGIEQAFCTYLPEVILVDSLEMALAQVSDNTGAVLDNYEAEIPLKAYPWSNIPVFAIGSERGWTIRERDIFRDAGWKLVHLGERVLRCETASSLAAAHALGLI, encoded by the coding sequence ATGAACTTGTTATTGTTTCGCAATCGCGACTCTAGGCAGTCCTTTGCGTCGGGTTCGCGCGAGTATGAGCATGTGCGCAAAGTTTTGAAGATGAACCGAGGAGATCGCTTTGACGTCGGTCTTGAAAATGGCCCGCGGGGCAAAGCGTGCATCGAGCACTTAGATCGAGATAAGCTCGACGTCGTAGTGGAGTGGGGCAGTTGCCCAGAGCGGCCACGATCCGTCACCGCTCTGCTTGGGTTATCGCGCCCACAGACAGTCCAGAAACAACTCAATAATTTGGCGACACTAGGCGTAAGTCGTATGCTTTTTTTTCAGTCTGACCGCGGGGAGAAGAGTTATGCCATGAGCAAACTTTGGACAGACAATCAATGGCAACGCCATGTCCGTGATGGCATCGAGCAAGCCTTCTGCACGTATTTACCTGAGGTCATCCTCGTAGACTCTCTTGAAATGGCCTTGGCTCAAGTTTCGGACAACACCGGTGCAGTGCTCGACAATTACGAAGCAGAAATTCCTCTCAAAGCCTACCCTTGGTCCAATATTCCCGTATTCGCTATCGGTTCAGAACGCGGGTGGACCATACGCGAGCGCGACATATTCCGCGATGCCGGATGGAAGCTCGTTCATCTAGGTGAACGTGTCCTGCGCTGTGAGACTGCATCATCTCTGGCCGCGGCACACGCGCTCGGTTTAATTTAG
- a CDS encoding amino acid adenylation domain-containing protein — MDSANLLALINELSAQGASLSLKEGKLKLQAPPGYLDPELLGRIKANRDRIIDFLAKPTSSEALPKADRSGSLPMSFAQERVWFLSQLEPESSTAYHVVAAMEIEGDADVSALQSALNAVIQRHESLRTHFASKDGAGIQVIRPEVSIELNEFTCDDDDDYTSILNKQIDTPFALERDALVRASLVHREDGNAIFLLVLHHAVTDDWSSGVLIQDFVSAYRIGRDSQLPELSWQYADFACWQRTWTESEDFQRSMEYWKERLSGTPVLTMPNDYPRPSQQDFSGATVKRVLEESTAERLDTLARETGNTLFSVLLAAFNAILFRMTGQGDFAVGCPVANRPLKEIEELVGFFTNTVVYRAQPHARMRFNDLLNATGAEVRASQDHQSVPFEKLVEVLAPERDMGINPLFQVCFSLLTSYRDQIDLGDIQMRRVDTPTHTARFDFTLMAERLDSGLRLEVEFATALFNPSTVDRFLKGFCLLLDAISSNPETEEGELPFATGTDLDLVVRERNRTNTSYPSSSSLADLFGEMAMAYPDAIALKTETEQMSYRELDVISNEWAAYFQSIGITPDMGVAVCARRSIPMIVGLLGVIKAGGYYLPFDEADPTQRLHGLFADAKVKVVYAPLEILGQHRGHGLTELDWSKDLKVSSDFKPQAIDPDRLAYVTFTSGSTGKPKGIMIPHRGVVRLVRDTNYLKYGPHQTILEVAPVSFDASTFEIWGAVCNGAQLVIMPPEKPSIQKLSEMIEMQGITTMYLTSAMFNLMVDERLEVLRGLKELLVGGDIISAPHARRLLEGEPGVALINGYGPTETTTFAACHTMRGAEDVGHSVSIGIPISNTTTYILDASMNPLPVGVFGQLYIGGDGGARGYLNLPELMAESFVPDPFSSNPGARMYDSGDVARWCEDGTLEFLGRKDNQVKVRGFRIELGEIDNTLRADNSVREAVTLAIDEGNGSKRLVVFVQTEPDTNLDKEALVQALAQSLPDYMIPSAWVEVKEFKLNRHNKIDRGGLIALWNERSVSNESVLVPPTNDLERVIESIWSDVLSCEQTSVEANFFEIGGHSLMATRILWKVQEIFMREVPLKTLFLQPTIRRFATTLEALESTPGKTMATARIYLKLHAMESGDVDALLASRSS; from the coding sequence ATGGATTCTGCCAATCTACTTGCCCTGATAAACGAGTTAAGTGCCCAGGGTGCATCGCTTAGCTTGAAGGAGGGAAAGCTCAAGCTACAGGCTCCACCGGGATACCTTGATCCCGAGCTCTTGGGACGCATCAAGGCGAACAGAGACAGAATTATTGATTTTCTAGCGAAACCTACGAGCTCTGAGGCGCTTCCCAAGGCTGATCGTTCGGGCTCTTTACCGATGTCTTTTGCCCAGGAGCGTGTTTGGTTTCTCTCACAGCTAGAGCCTGAGTCTTCGACAGCATATCATGTCGTCGCTGCGATGGAGATAGAGGGTGATGCTGACGTGAGTGCTCTTCAATCAGCCCTCAATGCGGTCATTCAGAGGCACGAATCTCTACGCACCCACTTTGCATCAAAGGATGGCGCAGGTATTCAAGTCATCCGTCCTGAGGTATCTATCGAGCTGAACGAGTTCACCTGTGATGATGATGACGACTATACCTCAATTCTGAACAAACAGATTGATACACCCTTTGCTCTTGAGCGAGACGCTTTGGTGAGAGCTTCACTTGTCCACAGAGAAGACGGAAACGCGATATTCCTTCTTGTTCTGCATCATGCGGTAACGGACGACTGGTCTTCTGGTGTCCTGATCCAAGACTTTGTTTCGGCTTATCGCATAGGTCGAGATTCGCAGCTTCCGGAACTCAGTTGGCAATACGCTGATTTCGCTTGCTGGCAGCGCACTTGGACAGAGTCAGAGGACTTTCAACGTTCCATGGAATATTGGAAAGAGAGACTTTCGGGCACTCCGGTATTGACGATGCCGAACGACTATCCTCGGCCGAGCCAGCAGGATTTTAGTGGAGCAACAGTGAAGCGCGTTCTCGAGGAAAGTACCGCTGAGCGACTGGACACTCTTGCACGCGAAACGGGCAATACGTTGTTCAGTGTGCTCTTGGCGGCTTTCAATGCCATCCTCTTCCGAATGACTGGGCAGGGGGACTTCGCAGTCGGTTGTCCGGTGGCCAATCGCCCCCTAAAGGAGATCGAAGAATTAGTCGGTTTTTTCACCAACACGGTTGTTTATAGAGCGCAGCCACACGCTCGTATGCGCTTCAACGATTTATTGAACGCCACAGGGGCCGAGGTGCGTGCGTCTCAGGACCATCAAAGTGTCCCTTTCGAGAAGTTGGTTGAGGTCTTGGCTCCAGAGCGCGACATGGGAATTAATCCACTTTTCCAGGTCTGCTTCTCCCTCCTGACTTCATACCGCGACCAAATCGATTTAGGAGATATACAGATGCGACGGGTGGATACGCCGACCCACACAGCGCGATTCGATTTTACCCTGATGGCGGAACGCCTAGATTCGGGTTTACGGCTCGAAGTTGAGTTTGCGACGGCGCTTTTTAATCCCTCGACTGTGGATCGGTTTCTCAAGGGTTTTTGTTTGTTGCTTGACGCCATTTCTTCAAATCCAGAAACTGAAGAGGGTGAGCTGCCATTCGCTACCGGCACGGATTTAGATCTCGTAGTCCGTGAACGGAATCGGACTAACACATCATACCCTAGTTCGAGTAGTCTGGCAGATTTGTTTGGAGAGATGGCGATGGCTTATCCCGATGCCATCGCGCTGAAGACAGAGACTGAGCAGATGAGCTACCGCGAATTGGATGTTATCTCGAATGAATGGGCAGCCTATTTTCAGAGCATTGGTATAACTCCCGATATGGGTGTTGCAGTCTGCGCGCGCCGGTCCATTCCAATGATAGTCGGCCTGCTCGGAGTGATAAAGGCAGGCGGGTATTATTTGCCCTTTGATGAGGCTGACCCGACTCAACGGCTGCATGGGCTCTTTGCGGATGCAAAGGTGAAAGTGGTATATGCACCGCTTGAAATATTGGGACAGCACCGAGGACATGGGCTGACTGAGTTGGATTGGAGTAAGGATTTAAAGGTCTCATCAGACTTTAAGCCACAGGCGATCGATCCTGATCGATTGGCCTATGTTACTTTCACTTCTGGATCTACTGGTAAACCTAAAGGGATCATGATTCCCCACAGAGGCGTGGTGCGGTTGGTGCGCGACACTAACTACCTCAAGTATGGGCCACACCAGACGATTCTTGAAGTAGCGCCCGTGTCATTCGACGCCTCCACGTTTGAAATATGGGGCGCGGTCTGCAACGGCGCTCAGCTGGTCATCATGCCACCAGAGAAGCCATCGATTCAAAAGCTCAGTGAAATGATCGAAATGCAGGGGATCACCACGATGTATCTGACCTCGGCGATGTTTAACCTCATGGTTGACGAGCGCCTTGAGGTGTTGCGAGGACTCAAGGAGTTGCTGGTAGGGGGAGATATCATTTCGGCGCCTCATGCACGACGCCTTTTGGAAGGGGAGCCCGGTGTTGCACTCATTAATGGCTATGGGCCGACGGAGACTACGACTTTTGCGGCCTGTCACACTATGAGGGGCGCGGAGGATGTGGGGCATTCGGTATCGATTGGGATTCCGATTTCAAACACGACAACATATATCCTCGATGCATCCATGAATCCGCTGCCTGTCGGCGTGTTTGGCCAGCTTTACATCGGCGGAGATGGGGGGGCACGAGGCTATTTGAATTTGCCCGAACTTATGGCCGAAAGCTTCGTGCCGGATCCATTCTCCTCAAATCCCGGCGCGCGTATGTATGACTCCGGGGATGTGGCGCGCTGGTGCGAGGACGGCACCCTGGAATTTTTAGGACGCAAGGACAACCAAGTCAAAGTGCGCGGTTTTCGCATCGAGCTGGGCGAGATCGATAATACCTTGCGAGCGGATAACTCTGTGAGAGAGGCGGTTACTCTAGCCATAGACGAAGGGAATGGTAGCAAGCGTCTGGTCGTCTTTGTTCAGACCGAACCCGATACTAATCTGGATAAAGAGGCGCTGGTTCAGGCACTAGCTCAATCGCTTCCCGATTATATGATTCCTTCCGCTTGGGTCGAAGTGAAGGAGTTTAAATTAAACCGACATAACAAGATCGACCGCGGTGGCCTGATCGCTCTTTGGAACGAGCGCAGCGTCAGTAATGAAAGCGTTTTAGTTCCACCGACAAATGACCTTGAGAGAGTCATCGAATCTATCTGGTCGGATGTTTTGAGCTGTGAACAGACCTCAGTAGAGGCCAATTTTTTTGAAATCGGAGGACACTCACTGATGGCGACACGGATACTATGGAAAGTTCAGGAGATTTTCATGCGTGAGGTACCATTGAAGACACTGTTTCTCCAGCCGACCATCCGTCGCTTTGCGACTACTCTTGAAGCTCTAGAATCTACTCCAGGTAAAACGATGGCCACGGCGCGCATCTACTTGAAGTTGCATGCTATGGAGTCAGGAGATGTCGACGCCTTGCTGGCGAGTCGAAGTTCCTAA